The sequence CAGCAGTTTGAATGATACCTACAGCATCATTAGCGTTAGCAACGGCTTGACCTAGGGAGTTAGCTTGAGAGCGAAGACTATCAGCAATAGCCATACCAGAAGCATCATCAGCTGCTGTTTGAATTCTAAGGCCTGAGCTTAGGCGACCAAGAGAGCCAGTAAGTGCTCTATCATTTACTACAGAGTTAGCATGCGCATTTAAGGCTGCTACATTTGTGTTGATTCTAAAACTCATTATAAGTCCTTTTCTTAAAAAATTAAAAGTTCGATGGGGTATAAGCAATGTGTGTTCCAAAATTTAAAATTTGTCAAAAATTTAAATTTTTATACCCAAATATATGAAAATCAAAATTGAATTTAGAGTAAATTTTAAATTATCTCATAAAATTTATATTAAAAATTTCTTAATTAAGTAAATTTTTATAGAGTTTTTGATATTATGCCAAATATTTTTTAAAAAAGGAGTATAAATGGATGCGATAAACACCCTATTTATAATGCTTTGTTCGCTATTGGTTTTGCTAATGACTCCGTCACTAGCAATGTTTTATTCTGGGCTAGTTCAGGCTAAAAATGCATTAAATACTATAATGAATTGCTTCATAGTCTTTGGATTAGTCTCATTTACTTGGATATTTGTTGGCTTTTCATTAGCTTATGAGGGTGATTACCTTGGTATTATAGGTGATCTTTCGGCTGCTTTTTTAAATGGCGTTAATGGTGTAAATGCTAATGGAGTCCCGCAACTTCTAAATGTGATATTCCAAATGATGTTTGCCCTAATAGCAAGCGCTGTTATCACAGGATCGCTTGTTGGGCGTGTAAAGCTTAGTGTTTTGGCGATATTTTTGATCTTTTGGAGTATTTTGGTCTATGCTATTTTGGCTCATATGATCTGGGATGAGCAAGGATTTTTACTAACTCGTGGTGGGCTGGATTTTGCTGGTGGCGGTGTCGTTCATATCAGTGCGGGGACAGCTGGGTTAATTGGCGTTTTGATGGTGGGCGCTAGAAAAGAGATAGCACATATCAGTGAGCAAGCTCACTCTATACCTTATGCTTTTTTAGGTGGTATTTTGCTATTTATAGGTTGGTTAGGATTTAACTCAGGTAGCGCTGGAAAGGTAGATGAAATCGCCGTAAATGCCTTTATAGTTACTATTATTTCAGCTTCTAGCGGATATATAGCTTGGATATGTATGGAAATTTTAAACAAACAAAAACCTAGTATATTAGGCTCTTTAAGTGGCTTAGTAGCTGGACTTGTAGGTATCACACCAGGTTGCGGATATGTAGGCATAGCAGCTAGTATAATAATCGGTGCTAGCACAGCTATTGTCTGTTTTTGGGGGTTGATAGTTATCAAATACAAACTCAAACTAGATGACTCATTAGACGCCTTTTCACTGCATGGATTTGGCGGTATATGGGGCGCTTTGTGTGTAGGGCTATTTGCTACTAAAGAGATAAATCCTAGTATTGAATTTGAAGGATTATTTGTAAGCTTTAATCCGCATTTGCTTTTAGAGCAGATTATGGGAGTTGTGGTTTGCTTTGGGGTTTCGGCTATTATTAGTTTTGTGATATTTAAGGTTATATCATATTTTACCCCGCTTCGTGTAGATAGTGAGCATGAGAGCCTAGGCCTAGATGCTAGCCTACATGGCGAGAGCGCTTATAAAAGATAAAGTTTAAACTATCTTCATACTATGAAATTCGCAGATTAATGGTATTTAACCCACTAAATCTGCGAAATTAAATTCCAAAATTCCTAAATCAAATTATTTGAGCTATTTTACAATTCTTGTTAATAATATATTAATTTATGTTATAATATTTGACAATAATCAAAATTAAAAGGGCAAAAATGGATATTAGCAAAGAGGTAAATTTTATTTGGAATATAGCTGATAAGCTTCGTGGAGCCTACACCAGTGATAAATATAAAGATGTGATTATCCCTATGGTTATTTTACGCAGATTTGAGTGCGCCTTAGCTGATACCAAAAACAAAGTGCTAGAAAAGTATAATAGCGACAAAAACTGCCCAGCAAAAGTGCTAGAAAGCTTCAGCGGATATAAATTTTACAACACAAGCAAATTTGATCTAAAAGAGCTTAGAAACGACCAAAACAACATAAAAGCAAATTTGAAAAATTATATAGATGGTTTTAGCGACAATATCAAAGAGATATTTGAAAATCTAGAATTCCAAAAACAGATAGACAAAATGAGTAAAGAAAACTGCCTTTTTAGCATCATCAAAGCTTTTAGCGAACTTGACTTAGATCCCAAAATCGTCCCAAATCACACAATGGGCTATATATTTGAAGAACTAATCCGCAAATTTAGCGAAAATGCAGAAGCCGGCGATCACTATACAGGGCGTGATATCATAGCTTTAATGGTGGATATTTTGCTTTTTGGTGTAGATATACAAGGCGATAATAAAGTAATTTCAGTCCTAGACCAAGCTTGCGGAACAGGCGGAATGCTAAGCATAGCAAATGAAAAGCTAAAAGAACAAAACAATAAAGCACAAATTTATCTATACGGCCAAGAGATCAACGGCGAGAGCTACGCTATCTGTAAAGCCGATATACTCATAAAAGGGCAAAATGAAAAAAATATTTTAAAAACAGATACTCTAAAAAACAATGAATTCCCAAATGAAAAATTTGATTTTATCATCGAAAATCCACCATTTGGCACTTCATGGGGTGGAGAAAAAGCAAAAGATGGTGTAGAAGACGCTGTAAAACTAGCCTATGAGAGCAAATCTCGCTTTTTGGCAGGACTACCAGCCAAAAGCGATGCGCAACTTCTCTTTTTACAATCAGCCCTAGAAAAGGTCAAAGATAATGGCAAAATCGCCATCATCCAAAACGGCTCCCCGCTATTTAGCGGCGATACCACCTCAGGCGAGAGTCAAATTCGCCGCTATCTACTAGAAAATGACTATATAGATAGCATTATCGCCTTGCCAACAGAACTTTTTTATAACACTGGAATTGCTACTTATATATGGATACTACGCAAATCCAAACCAAATGAAAGAAAAGGCAAACTAGCACTAATCGACGCTAGTAGCTTCTATATAAAGCTTAGAAAATCAATGGGCAATAAAAGAAACGAGCTAAACGAGCAAAATATAGCACAAATTACCCAAATTTACAAAGATTTTAAAGAGAATGAGTATTGTAAAATCTATAATAATAGCGAATTTATCTATAAAGAATACACCATAATGACCCCACTTCAAAAGAGCTATACCATCACAGATGAGAGCCTAGAAAGCTTGAAATCTGCCTTTTATAATGACACCAAAATAACAGAATTAGAAAACAAAGATGAATTAAACCAAAAAGAGCAAAAAGAGCTAAGCAAACAAAAAGAGGCCAAAGAGCTTGCTAGTGCGATAATAAGCAAATTAAATGACCATAAAGATGGTAAAAAATATCTAAACAAAGATGAATTTATCAGCTTTTTAAAGCAAATTTTAGATATCAAAGATACCAAAACACTAGACAAAATAGCCAAAATATTTAGCCGTGATGACGATGAAGCACAAATTCAAAGAGATAAAAAAGGCGAGATTATCTACGATAAAGATGGCCGTGATAGCGAGATAATCAACATTAACGCTAGCATCGATGAATACATGAAAAGCGAAGTCTTGCCACATTTGCCACTAGCAAAAGCCTTTGATGAGGGCAAAATCGGCGCCGAAATTCCATTTACTCGCTACTTCTACAAATACCAAAACCCTAAAAGCACTGATGAGATAAAACTAGAATTTAAAAACCTAGAAAAAGAAGCAATTGAGCTTGAAAGTGGTATTTTTGATGAGTAAGCAAAATATGGAATTCAAAGATAGTGGGATCCCTTGGATAGGTCAAATCCCAAAACATTGGGAAGTAACAAAAATAAAATATTGCCTTAAAGAAAATTTCGGTGGTTGCTGGGGAGATGATTTAGAAAACGAACAAATTTCTCAAAATAGTCGCCTTTGTATTAGAGTTGCTGATTTTGACTTTGACAAACAAAAAGTTAAG is a genomic window of Campylobacter devanensis containing:
- a CDS encoding ammonium transporter; translation: MDAINTLFIMLCSLLVLLMTPSLAMFYSGLVQAKNALNTIMNCFIVFGLVSFTWIFVGFSLAYEGDYLGIIGDLSAAFLNGVNGVNANGVPQLLNVIFQMMFALIASAVITGSLVGRVKLSVLAIFLIFWSILVYAILAHMIWDEQGFLLTRGGLDFAGGGVVHISAGTAGLIGVLMVGARKEIAHISEQAHSIPYAFLGGILLFIGWLGFNSGSAGKVDEIAVNAFIVTIISASSGYIAWICMEILNKQKPSILGSLSGLVAGLVGITPGCGYVGIAASIIIGASTAIVCFWGLIVIKYKLKLDDSLDAFSLHGFGGIWGALCVGLFATKEINPSIEFEGLFVSFNPHLLLEQIMGVVVCFGVSAIISFVIFKVISYFTPLRVDSEHESLGLDASLHGESAYKR
- a CDS encoding type I restriction-modification system subunit M: MDISKEVNFIWNIADKLRGAYTSDKYKDVIIPMVILRRFECALADTKNKVLEKYNSDKNCPAKVLESFSGYKFYNTSKFDLKELRNDQNNIKANLKNYIDGFSDNIKEIFENLEFQKQIDKMSKENCLFSIIKAFSELDLDPKIVPNHTMGYIFEELIRKFSENAEAGDHYTGRDIIALMVDILLFGVDIQGDNKVISVLDQACGTGGMLSIANEKLKEQNNKAQIYLYGQEINGESYAICKADILIKGQNEKNILKTDTLKNNEFPNEKFDFIIENPPFGTSWGGEKAKDGVEDAVKLAYESKSRFLAGLPAKSDAQLLFLQSALEKVKDNGKIAIIQNGSPLFSGDTTSGESQIRRYLLENDYIDSIIALPTELFYNTGIATYIWILRKSKPNERKGKLALIDASSFYIKLRKSMGNKRNELNEQNIAQITQIYKDFKENEYCKIYNNSEFIYKEYTIMTPLQKSYTITDESLESLKSAFYNDTKITELENKDELNQKEQKELSKQKEAKELASAIISKLNDHKDGKKYLNKDEFISFLKQILDIKDTKTLDKIAKIFSRDDDEAQIQRDKKGEIIYDKDGRDSEIININASIDEYMKSEVLPHLPLAKAFDEGKIGAEIPFTRYFYKYQNPKSTDEIKLEFKNLEKEAIELESGIFDE